aattatatagaaatttagaaaagtCGGTGGAACTTCCCTTTAACATATTAATGTCCACAAGGGGGCATATCTTGTTCCCATGAATGAACTTATGAGGTCGACTCTAACTACAATTATTGGCTAAACTGGTGGCTTGTTTAGGTGTGAAGGTAATAAAACTGGTTTGTCTTAGGCTAATAAAGCATATTAAGAAGTTGGTTCGTAGTCATAAAAAGTGAAATTCCTCATTCTACCCATATTGTTCGATTTAAAGTAAGACGCGCATGTCAATGGAaataaactacatttcccagaattcctaCACTCCGCCTGACAGAGCAAGTGCCGCTTTCATGGATCATATGAATCTTCATCTAAAAATAGTTTACTTGCGCAAAAACACCACCGCCTGTGTGGAGTAACATCCCACCGTGTGTGTGGCAATGCTGAACTGACCCTAATATGGATTTAACTGCAGCCAGACAGACATTTTATGGAGATATCGGTAAGTCGACTTTTCCTCAGGTTGTAAGGTGACCTACAGACGAGCTTCAGTAGTTCCGTGCTGCACTGGCTTCCATTAAACATTGGCGTGTCTAGCCCGCATGTTGGGCTACTCTGAGTAAAATTATGAGTGTAGCGAGAAAGTAAGAACGCCGAGGTGCTCGTCTCTCCTGCTATACTGAGCCCAGGCTTGCTAGTTCCTGTGTTTGTCTCTGAGCATCGCGCTGATTCTCCTCTGCTGTGGCTGATGCGGTGAAACTGCTGCAGGGTTCTGGGCGGACAGGACTCCCGTTCATGAGGCCGCTTCTTTAGGCCGAGTCCTGCAGCTCAGGCAGCTGCTGGACAGCGGCGCGTCGGTCAACACAGTGACGGTGGACAACATCACTCCTCTGCACGACGCCTGCATTCAGGGCCATCCGCAGTGTGTCCGCATGCTGCTGGACGCCGGAGCGCAGGTAAAGTCCCTCAGCTGTCCAGTACCTCGCTCAGCGTGGATTTGACTAAATAATTTGAAAGGTATTTGAGGaagaatattgttttttttagttaataTAAGCAGCGTGGACGTCCTACCTGAAAAGACCACGTGTAGCATGTCAGTCAGGACTCCGtgtctcataataatgagaatgtctcataattatgactacATATATCGTAATAATGACTTAGTGTCTCATAGTCATGAGAAAGTCTcttattattttgagatgctgaaACATTATTATGACATTATGGAATGAGAAACCAAGTCATAACTATGAAATGCGAAGTCATAATTGATATAGTCTATGATTATGGGATGCTAAGTCATGTTAAGTCGTAAGTATGAAGGGAAAGTCATAATTGACATATTATGAGATTATAATTGAGAGTCTATAGTTCTGGGATGCTAAATCGTAATTATGCAATGCTAAGTTATAGTCGTTATTATGACATGCTAGAATCTCAATTATGACGCACTAAGTCGTCAttttgagaaagtaagtcataacTATGACACAGTAAGTCAGACTTATGAGACACTATGTTATGAACATGATGTACCAGGTCATAATTATGGGAAACTTTCTCACTATTATGACTAACTAAATAGCTACATATGtttttccagtgaaagaaacagGCTTTCATATCTGTGCTACTAATAAAAACATGCTCTTTGTTTCCAGCGCCTGCTTATGTACAGTTCAGCTGAAAAGGCAGTGAATGCAAAAGTTACAGCCTACCCCCTTAGACGGGGTTAATGAGAGCCCGAGGGGCTGGCTGTAAAAGTGGCTAAAGAGTCTGGTAATTCGACATACAACACAATCATTCAGTACAGTTCAAAGTTGTTTGAACAACATAAGCTTTAACcctaaatacaaaaaataccatcaaaataaatatcattagCAAAAACAGACACTGGCAAATGTGGTAAATTCATTTTTACCTCAAAGCAGAACAGCAGATATCAGCGTGATGTATTTTACGGACTTTTCTCATTGTTTATTTAGGAGACTTTTTTGAAACACTGCGTTAAAACAAACCTTGCCAGGTGGGGGGGCTTACTTTACCCTGGTTAGTTGTTTACATGCTTAAAATGTGTTGCAGTCAACAAGAGAGTGATTAAAAGTAGTAGTTGTGAACTCACAGTTTTACAGTATTATTTCAATATTCTACTGAAAACAGAAACACTTGTATAAGGCAAATGTACATGTAATGTTCTCTgtatattattagtagtagtgatgAATTGGTGGCTCTACATTTTGGGCATTTCACCAGCCTTAATAAACATGTCTGTGGTGAAACTGCAGCTTGTTCAACTAAGGTGCGGTGACAGTGTTTCAGAGTGTCTACACAATAAGAAAACCATGTGTAAAATATCACAGAGAACCGTTGAATATTGGCATGTCTGCTTGCTGTTTAGTTCTACTTGAGCCATTACTTTTACTTGATTATGATTTTAGGCCACATTATTATCCTCTGCTTTTGTGTCTGTTATATGGAAGGTGGATGTGCGAAACATTCATGGCAGCACCCCACTCTGCCATGCTTGTGCAGCGGgcagtgtggagtgtgtggggcTGCTTCTGGATCATGGAGCCTCAGTCAACCCCTCCCTCACTGCGCTCACAGCCTCCCCACTCCACGAGGCCTGCATACGAGGTGAGACTGGGACTAAGCATGAAACCACTAGCAAAGGCAAGCTAATTTATGGAGCAATAATAATATGTGGATTAAGGGTGTGATGAGGGGGGCGGTGCCATTATTCATCACCCTTATACAGTGGCAGAGTCTCCTATTGGACTCTGCTGCTCTGTCTTATTTACACTGCGTCATTGATGTTAAGCGCCACTCTTTCTTAGCACCCCTGCTGCTTTTTTGCCTGTGAGCATCCACAACCTAGCTGTTTTAAACAGATGTTCCCCAAATCATCTTAATTCCACATGTTCCTTATGTTCTTGCATGCTAATGATGTACACAAAACCTGGAGCCTGTTAAACTGTCTTCACAGTGTGTTACAAAGCAAGTACGTAAACATGATGACTGAAAAACACCTGACATAAATAGCTGGACAGCGCATATTATTGGCAACAAGTACGTCAGCCTAGAGCAAACAACACAAGACCAACTGAACCTCATCACAACCAGTCTGATTATAACACTATCAGCACAGCATTCAACAAATAAGAGTTAATATATGAAATCAGCAAAAATAAGATAATGGAAGCCTAAcaaaatgataatgataaaaaataataagttaaaAGGTCATAACAACTATAatcaaaaacacacagcagttATGAAACCAGAGCGGTAACATTAAAATACTGTAGCATACAAAACAAAACTCCTTTCAAGACATGATTTATAAagtgaaattcttttttttttgactttttAGACAAATACTTTTACAGATAtgtatcaaataaaaaaattgcatttagtAGAAAAATAGTAatgttcatattcatatttcaatgtggatacttttgtttttgctcctgGTAACTGGTATGGTGGCCAGGGTGGCCATTATGGGTGAAACACCCAATATATCGTTATCATGATAATGGCACAATTTTCTGAGTCTGGTGTATATTGTCAGTACTTCTGTTCAACTCCGTACATCATTAAAACTGCTGACATAACAATTGTAGAGAGCCTGTAAACTACAGCAATAAccagtgttttctgttttattcattttttattaattgattttttctttagtaaatggtATAGATTTTTGCAAATGATTCATTTATTAAAGAGGTGTATAGTGTCATGTATTTAAATTTTGTGGCAGATTCTGATCTCTTTACagccaaaatgttttgttgtttttatttatttaatgactGATCTTATGAGCCGGTGCTTTTTTCTGCACACTGTGTGGGCTGAACATGTCAAACaaaatttccacagacacaatataaatattatttgcTGTTTAATATGCCAGActgacattttaaattaattcaggatcaaataaaatgttacagtgAAAGTAATGGGCAAGTGACTATTTATTGACAATACGTGATGTAAAATGATGTTGTGACATTTTGGTATATGGTTCAGCATTGAAAAGCACAGTGAATGCATCCATGTTTCTGGTCTTCAAACATATCAGAACTTGTCCAATTGCTGAATTACATGTTCAGAGCAAAGATTGGCCTATAAATGACGCTCTTGTCTTTGTATAATTGTGCCACTGCTGTTTAACGGGCACATTTAGTCTCCtcttgtagacattgtgatgcATGTTGTACACCTTACAAGCATTGTATTATTCTTTCGCCCTTAATGTGAATATCTTCACTTCATCAGAATCATTGAGCATTTTTGGTGCAGGTAATCCAGAGTGTGTGAAGCTGATGATATCAAAGGGAGCGCTGCTGGAGGCCTTTGACATTTACTTTGGGACGCCGCTGCATGCATCCTGTGCTAAAGCGCATCTGGACTGCGCCCTGCTGCTGCTCAATGCAGGTGAGCGGGAATCTACTGATTCAACTGCTCACTTAGTAATcatcaataataaaatattcatgTCGCATTATATCGTTTTACAATGGGCCTGAAGATTATTTAAGAAAACTGATCATTTAAGAAcgctgctgaagtgcaggcatATGCAAATGATTTGGTCaagttacatattttgttgattttctaagaaaaATAAGTTACCACATCCTCCACAAAGAACAACCTGGTATAGTGTGGTGagtaacacttctgccttctatgctgaaaactggggttcaatccccccgcctgggcaagcaccctgcactataccagtaagagtacttgggcaagactcctaacaccaccttcgcctacctgtataagaatgctcaaattgtaagtcgctctggataagagcatctgccaaatgtaaaatgtaacaaacttctgcacattttaatgcgcaATTACTGTTTCGCCGctatgtatctccatttttgttgtttttcagttcttgacataatttgaaaatgccagttgt
This portion of the Pygocentrus nattereri isolate fPygNat1 chromosome 1, fPygNat1.pri, whole genome shotgun sequence genome encodes:
- the asb13a.1 gene encoding ankyrin repeat and SOCS box protein 13a.1, whose amino-acid sequence is MDLTAARQTFYGDIGFWADRTPVHEAASLGRVLQLRQLLDSGASVNTVTVDNITPLHDACIQGHPQCVRMLLDAGAQVDVRNIHGSTPLCHACAAGSVECVGLLLDHGASVNPSLTALTASPLHEACIRGNPECVKLMISKGALLEAFDIYFGTPLHASCAKAHLDCALLLLNAGAKVNAIKFHETALHHAAKVGRPDLIELLVEFGGDVNVTDNLGRKPIDYTTPGCPSHICLQHYESTPLSLQQLSRIVLRTVLGTRAPQVVTKLDLSQRIINYLCYKR